The window tgtagtGGCGCCGTGTAGTTGGGGGGCTGATCTGTAGTTCCTCTTCAAATTTCCTATTTTCCCAGAATTGTAGCAGGTAAACCTGGGCTTCTTCTGCTCCGGGTTCACTGCAGGAGCCTGTGAGAGTAACACATTGGTGCTTGGGATTTTTGTTGTTGCCAGATATGTCTCCACTCCTTTTGCCACTTGAAAGAAGGGTGTCCCTATTCTGTTTGTAGTAGTCGGGTCTTATAAGCTGTAGTTCCTTTTTTATGGGCTCACAATGGCCCAGAACAAAAGCTTGTGCCTTAGTTAGTATGTGTGCCTTCTCATGATCGCTGAATACAAGCTCTAGATACATTTGGTTAAGTCAGTGGAAATATTTTTCCAATACCTCTCCTTTATTTTGTTTGACACCCTGTAGGGAAGTCAGGCAGTCTTTTGCCTAGTCACATAACATGAGTAAAGTGTACTCCCGAATCATAGGTACCCAGGGTTTGATCTCAGGGCAGGTTCTATTACTGGTCAAAAATAATCTCTTGCTTTAATTTTGATGAGTACATAGAGGTCTGCTCATGTAGTTGAGTGAGTCTTCTGTATTTGGCTTATCTTCATATAAAAGGGCATAAGCTGCAGGTCTGTATCCAGTAGGCAGTTTACTAGTACCACAGATTCCTGGGGTTTCCAGTTGACATCTCAGGTGGCACCTGTTTGCTGAGGATTAGgagttcggatgtttaggttttatgGGCTTGTAGGAAGGTCCTGTGTAAGCAGTTGCTCGGGACATCTTCCCTAGGGTGTAGACATCACTCCCTCAGCATTACCCTCTTCTTCTGTTCTTTCACCAGCGGTATACAGGCCTCTTGTTACCAGGGCTAAGATGGCTGCTGGAGAGGAAGTGTCCTGAGTTAAGATGGCTGCTGGAGATGAAGTAACGGATAATGTGACATCTACATTTAGGACCGGGTATAATAAGGTTCGCTTTGTGTCTTGGGGTTGGCTCTGTGTTGGCGCGGTGCTCCACAGTTAACACACATTTCACACCAATCAGCTTTTTGCGTCTGACAGACCATGCAAGTCCAACCTTTTGGTGACAGATTGTATGTTGTGGGGCATGTATCCAGCTAGAAGTGGCAGCTTCTGCCCCGCCATCTTGTCAGACGGTGGCTTGTACGCATATTCATCAATTACCATGCTTCTGGTTCCTGCAGGACTTTACTGTCCCACAGAAGCCCCTATTTACTCAGTCATTAACACATCATTCTTTCCTTCTCATCTAATCTTCCTCTCTGGAGATTCCTGCCACCTTGAAAAGGACTTTTAAATTTTTCACATACTTCTTTCCTTTTCACTTACTAGATGCCTTGCAGTAAGCTGGCTggactcatgcgcacgttgcgtaatagcatgcatttacgctgcgtattgcactgcatcctgcgtccccagcacaatctatgtagattgtgcatgatacgtgcgcacgttgcttttatgaacgcagtgatttgggtgctaaaattttgacccaatccgtgcgttcataaaagcagcatgtcaattatttctgcgttctggatgcagctcccactttgtctatggtggaggcagcatcccgaccacttgaaatcggcttttttaacaaaaatactgcaaatgtgacgccctggaatagccaggtagtcacagacaggcccctgcacaacaccaacCCCCTCTAATAAGGTGACagtagccaacctacaaaacctagtcacctccatcagggtttgatgtccacagccaggtggttggctatgcccaccgaggagttcacatgccctgaggcaggaaaaacaagtaGATCAGTTGAGAGAGTGAAGAGAGTGGTTGGAGGAGAGCAGTTAAGAGGAGTAAAGCTGTCCAGTGCCCTGGGTCGGAGCCtgggcactttggctaggaggcagatggtggtggctgcctgcaggagctgggattacagccagtggaaccataagggaccagggcagggtagtggcccgctgataccgaaccggggaactgcttggaaaccggagcaccagtttaagggtactcagaccccgtaagcgggcccagaagccactgggccgagtcaaattcactgattggggtctggattcTAGGTCCTTTCcccacccaagacccgaaagaagataacaggccaaccagagggatagaaagccaccgcccaggcatcgagatcccacaggccagcgtctgcaggaaagcgggctctactggcacacacaaagctggggagtggactaccgttgctcaggcataggagtaaaATTCTTACTACAtgtgaggtgcaggaaaaaggcgaaGACCACAAACCTGAGaagggggaaaagcgcagccggctgcgggcaccgtccaccatcttgtttggtttaccagagactccagtgtgtctgtaatagtgagtacagcagtgccctcgggccgcgcactgcgccgcaccacaccgacacgccagcacgcacttattccctcgcctcagcacctccctcaggccccccgggaccatcaccccccgacccacggaggggtcaacaccaagctgcgtaacaccgtccccgggagtgtagtcaacggcagcggtggtgcctacattcaccacaacccgtgggtggcgtcacgaactttaaatctaAAACCTCCCTTcaaagcgccaacccccttgcagagcgacgtgaccccctggtccggaggcgctcgagccactgacacacgagcccggatccgagcggctcggctgcagcagaGCGTAGGGCGGTacacattcattatgcagtgtatctgcagcgatttgaagcgcacatgtgctgtcaaatcgctgcacaaGAATCAGCAGTTAGATGTGCATGAGCCCTTATAGTTTGAATCCTAAGCCCAGCTCTTCCTTTCTGCTATGTCCGTATATCCTTCTTGGTCACCACTATTCCTTCTGCACCAGAAAGAAGTAAAAGCCGGATTGAACAAACATTTAGTTTCCACTTCTCTCAACGATATTGCTTCTGCCTCTGGCACAGTTATGTGGGCCTGTATGTTTATTCTAAATACCTTCAGCTCTGGAAATGTGCTGTATAATGAGATTGAATATAATATTCATGTGATATTTAACATGATATATATCAATTCTTCGTTATAATCTACTCTTGGAGGTCATAATTCCAAGTGTGCCATGAACCTTATTCTACTCAGCTTTCTTTTGTGCAGGCAAAGGAAACAGACAATGAAAACAAACAATTAAGGAAACAGTTATAAACAGGCTCAGGCAAAGACTTGTTAAAGATCGGTCAACTTGTGTCAGAGTCTGGCAGCTGACTTCCCCCACCTTCCCATATAGACACAGGAGGGTATAAGGCAAGAAaaataattttcttactttttgctACATTGTTTCATTATTTTTTTCTACCTTATTCCCTGAAGGGGTTAACTGGTAAGATAGCCTTATAAATTGGGTTGTTACGGGCACAAAGATACCAAATTatgtgcacttttttatttttaaatatacatatttattagaGTAATGCTTAGGTGTTTTAGCGCTTATATTTCTGATATTTTTAAAATATCTTtaccattttttttactttttttacttagtTCCTACAAGGGACATTAATTATCTTTTGCTGCTCTGATCACAGCTATACTGTATTGCAAGGCACGATCATTGCAATACAGTACAGCTGTCAGTGCAGCACAGACAGAAGGATCTGGgatcttgctcctggcatgatcccagATGATTTTCGTAGCTTTTCACCCAAAGGTCATCATGGTGACCTCGGGTCACAATGGCAACAATCGGGCTCTCATGATTACAATGATTACATCGCAGAGGCACTAATTGGAAGAGAGACGGAGCATGACCCCTTTCCTAAACACCAAAATGCTGTGATCTAAATCAATCATGGCATTTAGGGACGGCACGgagaccatccctggctgtgagagctgGGGCTCAGATGTCAGATAAGTCGAGCCGAGCTCCTAGTGGTGATCATGTTGCTGAATAAATTGTGCTAAAAAacactgtggaaaaaaaagcttgagATCTGACCATTGTAACCCCCACCAATTTCGAGAAGTGGGAGCCCCAGTACCAATGGAGAAGAGGTCAATCACATGCATTTTTCCTCCAGTCAATATTATTGGAGCATCAAAGACCAGGTGAGTGCAACAATTGATATCTCCAGCAGTCTCATTAATGAATGGAATGGCAGTGGGCATGATTCGACCTTTGCTTCCACCCAGCAACACACTTTCAACTATCTCCACCTTGGATTCAGATACGGTTGAAAGCAATGATGGAGCAGGGAGTAATCAGCTCCCATCTGTATCACTCCCCCTGTGCATCTGAGCTCTGATTTCTCAGCACAGCTGGATGGATGATGTTACTACAATGCGCCCGTGGTGCAGAGCTGTAAAACATATACTGTACAGATGGGAAATAGGGAGAGgttagtattttttattttattttttaaatgaagtaaACAACTTTTGGGGGGCGTTATCCTTATTTGAGGGTCTATGTGGGAGCCAGTACCTTATTTTGTTGACTATGTAGGGGCCAGTATCCTATTTGTAGGACTATGTGGTGTCTGGTGTTTTATTTTCAGGGCTATGTTGGAACCTGTATCCTATTTGGAGGGTTATGTAGGGATCAGTATCGTATTTAGATGGCTATGTGATGGCCATTAGGCTTTTTGGAGGGCTATGGTGTACGTAAGCTACCAAGGACCAGATATCTGACCATCTTCAGAGAAGCTGGCCTTCTTTGAGTTGGCAGTTAATCTTAGTAATGAGCAATACAATAAAGAATTAAAAATTCCTCCATTCCTGACAACAAAGAGGAATTTCAATGAGAGGTAAATTGAAAAGTTGGTTGTTTAAGAAGCACTTTGAAATCTTACCAAATTAATAAGATGAGATAAGGTCTTTAATATCTAGTGTAGTTTAGTGAAAAGAAGAAACTGTGTTCTCATGACCTTGAGGGGGCAACATGTGAAACCAGTCTACAATTACAAGTTCCAGTGAATAACAAACGTTAGCTGATGTGAATGCAAAACTAAAAACACTTTTTATTCTTCAATAATTTTCTTATTTGTTTATTCTTAGATAGACCCCAAAAAAGAAATCTACTGGACATATGTTAAATCGGACTCCAGCAGAATTGCCTTGATCTGGAAGTATGGAGGCATTTACATGGATACTGATGTTATTTCCATTAGACGAATTCCAGAAGACCATTTTCTAGCTTCACCAACCTTAACAAGACTTAGCAATGGTCTTTTTGGTCTGTCCTCACATAATAAATTCGCATGGGAGTTTATGGAAAACTTTGTACAGAATTATAAAGGAGAAATATACGGACATCAAGGACCGATGCTTTTTACGCGTGTTATGCACAAGCATTGCGGTCCTCCCAAGTTTACATCTGTGGATCATTTTAAATGTGGAAATATCTTTTACTTTCATCCAGATCGATTCTATCCCATTTTCTATCCATCTTGGAAAAAGTACTATGAAGTTTGGGAACATTTGCCAACCTTTAACAATTCTTATGGTCTTCACCTCTTTAACTTCATGAATAAGCAGAAAAAATTCATGATAGCTGGAAGTAACACACTGGTGGAACATCTCTATCAGCAATATTGCCCCTCCACCTATGAAGGAATTTTAAAGAATAAAACAACTCTTTATTAAAGAAGGCAACCTAAGCTCCTTTTCATACTGCATTCTTCCCCACCTTCAGTGGACCCAGTGGGTATATGTACTAAACCCCCTTACTCCTCTACAAAATGGAATTTGGGCATATACGCCCGAAAATTATGCACAACAGGGTACATGGTGGCTTTGTCTGCACCATAGTCAATGACACCATCCGTCCATATGGTCGAATTCCGTTTTGCCGGGCCAGTTTGGATGTAAGCCCCGACTGTGCCATTTATCAAGGGGAAGAACACAGTATGAAAGGACCCTAATAAAAAGGAGtactaaaaagaaaaaatatattttaaaaaagctTTTGGAAGAAAAATAAAGTTTAATTAATAATTAACCATCATTTTAATATGGCGTTCATGGACcaatagtatacatgaaaataagaaacatctatcctggactgatcattcacaCTCAATGTTTTCAATTTACCTGCAAATTCTATTGTCAGTAATTACAGAGTTTCCTATTATGTTCTAATGTGAAAAGAGGGATAATCTGCTGCTTTACATAACAGTTACACCTTATCTTAAAATAATGGGACTGACTCATTAAAATATTTATGCTAGAATGCTGGAGTAAAACAGAATTTTGGAGTAAGTTGCAATGTTTTTGCACAACTTGAAAGTTGCACAAAAATATTCCAATTTTGGAAATGTTCACGTTCTGTTCAGCCAGGCCAATATGGTTATTGCAGGAGTAAGATGAGACATGGCTGTGCCAGTCCAATTCATGAAAAGTATGGCATTTCAGCAGCGTAACTGACTCTAGAAATGTACTCGAATCTCTTATTCTTACAGTTCAGGTGGCAGCACACGCAAGTTAAGAAATGAGCTTAATGGACCGTGTGGCATgcacctcttaaagggaacctgtcaccagttttggggcgtataatctgcggccaccaccgccaagtgggctcttatatacaacattctaacatgctgtatataagagcccaggccgctgtgtaggacgtaaaaatcactttattttaCTTACCTAAACCGGTCACTGCAGTGGAGTTGAGTCAGAGAGGCGTCTCTATTCTCtgatgtcggcgcctcctcttttggccatcttcgtcctccttttgaagcctgtgtgcatgacgcgtcctacgtcatacacactcgccggtcccgcacaggcgcactacaatactttgagttgccctgctcaggacctcagtactggcgagtgtgtatgaagtAGGACACGTAATGcacaccggcttcagaagaaggagaacaaagatggccgagagaggatgCCACCCATCTGAcgtttgtgcaccggagcgacctcccaggtgagtattataaagcgtttttttatgttctacacagcggcctgggctcttatatacagcatgttagaaggctgtatataagagctcactcagcttataggccccaaaactggtgacatgttccctttaatgaattAGATGCCTTGTGCTTAAGTTAGTCCATTAATTAATCTAGCCTGTTGAAATTCTAGTCTTAATGAATTGACCCCCTAAGTGTTTAATTTTTGGTCTACTGttattcatcatcatcatcatcatcatcattattattattattattaataataataataataataataatagtagttatCATTTGGAAAAATAAGGTCTTGTAAGATTATTATTGATTGGTAACAGAAAATGAgtcttttatttttacttttaataTTCTATTTATTATCCACCATATATTCAGATCTTGTCTATCATTACAATCATCATAAACCTTTATTATATCAAGACAATGGTATAAAGTTACTAGAAAACATTAATATAGCGTTCAGCTACTCGGCAGCCCCAGGCTGCACTACATACCATCATATCCCAAGGTACGTATTTAGCTGATGACACGGCGTGCTTTATGTGATTCATATTTGGCAGCATTCATTATATTGaatactagaaaaaaaacaaagagaaaaattgtatgaaaaataccctgaataataatgaataaaatgcaagtgcttaataacagggtacttagtattatATTGAATACTGTTGCTCACTGAGACTCATGATTGGCTATTCATTGCCTATGTAGTGGTATAGCCTCTTATGGTCCGTGGATTAGTTGTGttttatttttcagttatttatatTACTGATTGTTGTGTCTCTGCTGTTGATCTGAtgtgcactgtatatactgtatatgtatcttatATAGTGTGTAGTCTGATGTTGCTTGGGTGCTGGTCATTTCTACTCTGGTTGTCCCTGGGTGGTTTTGCCATACTTTCCACCCCCACCGTTTTTTTGTCTGTCTCACCCTGTTATTGTTTACAATAAAGTTTGTTCACTTTTTCATCATACCGTTTGGTCCTTTATTTTTTGATTCCTCTCTGGTGTTATAGTGGTGATACCACAATTTGGAAGAACCTTCTCTTTTGGGTTTATGTCATAGAATTGGACTATTTCCTACTTTTAGGAAAATATTAGAAAGtatatattaatataaaaaaaaagattGGAAAACAAAAGGGTAAAGGCAGAACAGTATTACCACATTATGTGCCAGTAATATTCACACATAGAAATGTAAGTGCAAAGAATAGATCACAGAAGAACGGCGGTATCTAAAGTGTACATGCTGGTGAGAAAGAATGTAACAGCATTGTTAATTATTGGACGTTTTTTGTCTAAAGGTGAACAGTCTCATGATTACAGACTACTATGGTTTGATGGAAATTCCTGGAAGATTTCCAAGATTTTCACTGTAGGAGATCTATAAGACTTGAACAAGTCCACCAATTTATGACAAGTTCACTGGCTTGGTGGACATATCCaatttaaaacataacttttattttctgtttttataaaatacagttaggtccagaaatatttggacagtgacacaattttcgcgagctgggctctgcatgccaccacattggatttgaaatgaaacctctacaacagaattcaagtgcagattgtaacgtttaatttgaaggtttgaacaaaaatatctgatagaaattgtaggaattgtacacatttctttacaaacactccacattttaggaggtcaaaagtaattggacaaataaaccaaacccaaacaaaatatttttattttcaatattttgttgcgaatcctttggaggcaatcactgccttaagtctggaacccatggacatcaccaaacgctgggtttcctccttaatgctttgccaggcctttacagccacagccttcaggtcttgcttgtttgtgggtctttccgtcttaagtctggatttgagcaagtgaaatgcatgctcaattgggttaagatctggtgattgacttggccattgcagaatgttccacttttttgcactcatgaactcctgggtagctttggctgtatgcttggggtcattgtccatctgtactatgaagcgccgtccaatcaactttgcggcatttggctgaatctgggctgaaagtatatcccggtacacttcagaattcatccggctactcttgtctgctgttatgtcatcaataaacacaagtgacccagtgctattgaaagccatgcatgcccatgccatcacgttgcctccaccatgttttacagaggatgtggtgtgccttgtatcatgtgccgttccctttcttctccaaacttttttcttcccatcattctggtacaggttgatctttatctcatctgtccatagaatacttttccagaactgagctggcttcatgaggtgtttttcagcaaatttaactctggcctgtctatttttggaattgatgaatggtttgcatctagatgtgaaccctttgtatttactttcatggagtcttctctttactgttgacttagagacagatacacctacttcactgagagtgttctggatttcagttgatgttgtgaacgggttcttcttcaccaaagaaagtatgcggcgatcatccaccactgttgtaatccatggacgcccaggcctttttgagttcccaagctcaccagtcaattccttttttctcagaatgtacccgactgttgattttgctactccaagcatgtctgctatctctctgatggattttttcttttttttcagcctcaggatgttctgcttcacctcaattgagagttccttagaccgcatgttgtctggtcacagcaacagcttccaaatgcaaaaccacacagctgtaatcaaccccagaccttttaactacttcattgattacaggttaacgagggagacgccttcagagttaattgcagcccttagagtcccttgtccaattacttttggtcccttgaaaaagaggagactatgcattacagagctatgattcctaaaccctttctccaatttggatgtgaaaactgtcatattgcagctgggagtgtgcactttcagcccatattatatatataattgtatttctgaacatgtttttgtaaacagctaaaataacaaaacttgtgtcactgtccaaatatttctggacctaactgtatgcacacTATTGTCCACCATTAAACACAAAGCCTTTCTGAGCCCCTAACTTCTCCTAAGCTCAAAAACTGATTTATATAACTGGATATCCCTTCTTAATCTGTCCCCCTAAGGTTGGACTCGATGGCCattgaggttccttccaactctaccattctatgatatatcccttcttaaccccttaacgaccgcgggccgtaaaattacgtcctagcggtcataacgttactgcccgcggtctcctggcagcagcatgctgcgatcggcgcacatctcagctgattttcacagctgagatgtgtgcctgctagccacgagcagaatcgttatctgctcgtgccgtttaaccccttatatggcgctgtcaatatgtgacagcgccattataagcgcgatcgcggtaaacttttacgtaccgcccgatactggaagtcacgtgacgcgatcacgtgacttccgatagtagtcatggtagcacagggtcatgtgatgactcctgtactacacctgacttgctttcactttcgctgtgccagcggcacagcaaaggagaaagagagcgtatctgctgtttacagccttgtagctgtgatcagcagctactgcagagcgatcggaatgctgatcgcaatagccccctagggggactagtaaaataaaaaaaaaagttaaaaaaaagttttaaattaaaaaaaaacaaaaaacctaaaagttcaaatcaccccccattcgccccattgaaaattaaataatatacacacatttggtatcgccgcgttcaaaaacgcccgatctatcaaaatataaaatcaattaatctgatcagtaaagggcgtagcggcaaaaaaaattccaaacgccaaaacgacgtttttttgtcgccacaacttttgcgcaaaatgcaataagaggcgatcaaaacgtagcatct is drawn from Anomaloglossus baeobatrachus isolate aAnoBae1 chromosome 3, aAnoBae1.hap1, whole genome shotgun sequence and contains these coding sequences:
- the LOC142296888 gene encoding alpha-1,4-N-acetylglucosaminyltransferase-like, whose translation is MWRKLKIPIFLLFIVTGSFFIRDIIKQKITQDSLIHNSPAYRSSIAENAANHNTKPTFDYEDMIKRNVLQQGNNIFFVESTDRLNEPALVLCSIESTARMYPDRQVVFFMEGLGDIVTEDDEKTVREHYPTLSAFKNIYFLPLKLDKLFAETPFMPWYKKIDPKKEIYWTYVKSDSSRIALIWKYGGIYMDTDVISIRRIPEDHFLASPTLTRLSNGLFGLSSHNKFAWEFMENFVQNYKGEIYGHQGPMLFTRVMHKHCGPPKFTSVDHFKCGNIFYFHPDRFYPIFYPSWKKYYEVWEHLPTFNNSYGLHLFNFMNKQKKFMIAGSNTLVEHLYQQYCPSTYEGILKNKTTLY